The genomic segment GTGCTATCCATCTTATCATAACCAGCTATAGCATCATACAATATCGCCGCATCTTCTACATTTTGAGTTATAGGACCTATTTGATCCAAGCTACTTGAATAAGCAGCCAAACCATACCTACTTACTCTACCGTATGTAGGTTTAAAGCCGACACAACCACAAAAAGCAGCAGGCTGGCGGATACTACCACCGGTATCACTACCAAGTGCAGCTATAGCCAAACCACCGGCAACAGCAGAGGCCGAACCACCGCTTGAGCCACCTGGAACGTGAGCATGATTTAAAGGATTTAATGTTTTGCCATAAAATGAACTTTCAGTAGTGCTACCCATAGCAAACTCATCCATATTTGTCCTACCAAATGGCGACATATTGTGTTCGATAAGTTTATTTATAGCAGTAGCATTATATGGCGATACATATCCTTGCAATATATTAGATGCACAAGTTACGCTCCAGCCTTTTACTTGTATGTTGTCTTTTATGGCTACCGGTATACCTTCGCCAAATTTAGCCAAAGGTAGATCCGCTAACTGTTCTACATAAGCACCTAGCTGTTTTTCTTTTTTTATCTTTTCTTCAAGCTCGATTCTTAAGTTATTAATCTCTTCGCCTGATAGTTTTAAAGCATCTTTTAAACTTATCACTTTTTATCCTTAAATTTATTAACCAAAACTATGCCTATTGCTGTAATGACAAGTATAACAGCAATACTTGCAACAATTATACTAAAAGGTATTTGTTCAGTTAGCACTAGCTAAAACCTCTTTACATCTTGGGCAAACATCGCCTTCGCTTGAAGCGTTAAATTTCCAACATCTTGGACACTTATGCTCTTTATTTAAAACGATTTTAAATTTATTATCATCTATACCAAACTCACATAATGCCTCAGAATCATCAAAAGGTAAAACCCTGCTAACCATATATAAATCACTTATGTCTTTATTATCTAGGCTTAAAATTTCATCAGATGTTGTTTGTAAATTTAGTTCAAGAGTTGATTTTATCTTTTTGTCTTTTTTCAAAGAGTCAATCATCTCAAAAAACTTCTGTCTACTGCTTAACATAAGCTCATCTTCAACCTTAAAATCAAACTCTATAGGTGTATTTATAAGGTCAAATCCATCGGTATAGTCTTGCTTGATTATCTTTGGTGCATATTCCATAACCTCATCTACTGTGTATGTCAAGGTAGGTGCTACAAGCGGTAATAAAGAGCGAGTTATGATAGCCATTGCACTTTGTGCTGAGCGTCTAGTTGATGAGTCTTTATCATCACAATAAAGCCTATCTTTGCAAACATCAAGATATACACCACTCAAATCAGCGGACAAGAAATTTAAAAGTATATTAAATCCTTTTGAAAAATCATACTGCTTAAAGCAAGCACTAGTTTCATCAAAAGCTCTTTTTGCCTTACCAAGTATCCACTTGTCTAAAAGACCAAAATCAGTATTTATCTCATCTAAATCATTTACATTAGCTAGTAAAAATCTTATTGTATTTCTTATCTTCCTGTATTGTTCGCTAACTTGTTTTAAGATATTGTCACTTATTTTAAGATCACTTGAATAATCACTCAAACTAACCCAAAGGCGTAAAATTTCAACACCATAAGTCTTTATAACATCTTGTGGAGCTACAACATTTCCCCTACTTTTACTCATCTTCTCACCCTTGTGATCAACAGTAAATCCGTGAGTAAGAACAGCTTTGTAAGGTGCGTGAGAATTTACAGCTGTGCTAACAAGCAATGAGCTTTGGAACCAACCACGATGTTGATCTGACCCTTCTAAATACATACTTGAAGGATAGCTACCTGCATCATATCTTTTGCTATTTAAAACAGCTTGCCAAGTAGAACCGCTATCAAACCAAACATCAAGTATATCCATAACTTTTTCTAGTTTTTCAGGATTGTATTTTGTATCAGATGGAAGTAGTTCAGCTACACTTAAATCCCACCAAGCATCTGCGCCTTTTTTCTCAAAAATATCAGCAACATTGCTTAATACATCAGGATCAAATATAGGCTCTTTTGTATCCTTATCTCTAAAAAATGCGATAGGCACACCCCAATCCCTTTGGCGAGATATACACCAATCAGGACGATTTTCAATCATCGTTCCTATTCTTTTTATACCAACTGCTGGATAAAATTTGATATTGTTTAGCTCTTGTCTTGCTACATTTCTTAGACTTTTACCATCTAGTTTTTCATCATCCATAGATATAAACCACTGCTTAGTAGCTCTATAAATAACAGGTTTTTTCGTTCTCCAACAGAATGGATATGAGTGAACAAACTTAGATACATTTAACAAGCTATCGCCTAAAAGTTCTAAAATTCTCTCATTTGCTTTAAAGATATGCATACCTATAAGCTCATCTGGATCTTTTAACAAGCCTTTTACTTTCAAGGTATTGTCATATTTTCCCTCTTCATCAACAGGCATAATAACCTCTATGCCGTATCTTAAACATACATAATAGTCATCCTCGCCGTGACCCGGTGCTGTATGAACTAAACCAGTTCCTCCATCCATGCTAACGTGCTCAGCAAGTAAAAGCTTACTATCTCTATCATTTAAAGGATTTATAGCATTTAATCCTTCTAGGATTTGCGCTTTAAACTCTTTTTTTATTTCGCCTTTTGTTATGCCTATATTTACCAAATTTTCAAGTAAAGGCTTAGCAAATATCAAATCTTCACTAGTTACTACATATGTTTCATCTGGATTTAAGCATATAGCTTGGTTTGCTGGTAGTGTCCAAGGGGTAGTTGTCCATATAACCGCACTTGCTTTATCTACACCAAGCTTAGCTAGGGCTTCATCGCCGAGTTTAAAAGCAACATATATAGAATAATCCTCTTTATCCTCATACTCAACCTCAGCTTCAGCAAGTGCCGACCTAGCCGCCCAGCTCCAATAAACAGGCTTGCTTCTTTCTACCAAAAGTCCTCTTTTTGCTATCTCGCAAAGCGCTCTGTATATATCAGCCTCAAACTCAAATTTCATAGTTAAGTAAGGATTTTCAAAATCTCCAATAACACCAAGAGACTTAAACTCTTCACTTTGAATTTTTACAAACTCACTAGCATAAGCTCTACATAGTTCTCTAATCTTAGTCTTGCTTAAAGTTTTTTTCTTATCACCAAGATTTTTCTCAACTTGTTGTTCTATCGGTAACCCGTGACAGTCCCAACCCGGAACATATCTAATGTCTTCGCCAAAATAATAGTGTGTTTTTGTGATAATATCTTTTAAAATTTTATTTAAAGCGTGTCCTATGTGCAAATGACCGTTTGCATAAGGAGGTCCATCGTGAATGCTAAAACTTAAAGCTGCGTTTTTGCGTTTTTGCTTCATCTTTTCATAAACATCTCTTTTTCCATACCAAGAACTTATCCTGGCGGGTTCATTTTGTGGTAAGTTTGCCCGCATAGGAAAATCAGTAGCAGGAAGTAAAAGCGTATCTTTATAATCCATCTTTCTACCCCTAAAGTTAAATTTGCGAATTCTATCTAAAACTCTGTTATATAGGGCTTAAAAAATTTATTTTTTATTTTTTATTTGATATAATAGATTAAAATTAAAGGGTAAAATTATGAAACATAGAATGCTTATAGTTGGTGATGATTTGCGTGTAAACAAAGAACATTTAAGCTATATTTATGATAGTTATGAGGAACATTTTGGCGAAGTGGGAGACATAAATTTTGTATCAAAAAGTGATAATGAGATACTATTTATAGTTGAAAATTTAATAAAAGACCAAGACTCTCTTTGCATTTTTGCTTCAGATGAAAGTTATGACTTTATGGCAAAAATACTAGCAACTCTTAGTTCTGATGTGCTTGAATTAACCGAACAAAACACAATAGCTACAAAAAATGCACTAGATAGCTCAAACGGTAGCTTTGTGATAGAGCTAAACAACACAAAAATAAATCTAATACAAGCAAATCCAACTGAAAAAATGGCAGAAATTTTGATAAAAAAACCTGAAAATATCTCATTTTTTAACCTATTTGATATAGATAAAGAGAGTGCAAAAATTTTGCTTGAGCCACTCGCAAAACCATATAAAGTCCAAATTTATCTAAGTGAAATTTTACCCAATTTAACAATAGTAAAAACAAGGGCTGAAAAATTTGGAAGCATAGATGGCTTTAAACAAAGTGTGAAAAATCTCTTTTCACAAAAGATGATAGATGACAAAGATATAGTTAAATTTATTGCAAAAAAGCTGATAGAAAAAGATATAAAAATAAGCTTTGCAGAGTCTTGCACAGCTGGAATGTGTGCTAGCAGACTTGGGAATTATGATGGAGTTTCTGGGGTGTTTGAAGGCTCAATTGTAAGCTATGCAAATAGGATAAAAAACTCTTGGCTTGGAGTAAGTGATGAAGTCTTAGACACTTATGGAGCAGTTAGCGAAGAGTGTGTTAGAGCTATGCTTAGTGGTGTTATAAGGTCATCAGAATCTGACTTTAGTATAGCTATAAGCGGGATAGCTGGACCAAATGGGGGCAGTGACTCAAAACCAGTAGGAACAGTTTTTGTCGGTGTGCTTCACAAAGATGGCACGAGTATGGTTGAAAGGCTACTACTAAAAGGCGATAGAAATTATATAAGAGAGCAAAGTATGCTTAGTGCTTTTTTGATGGTCATTAAACTAAAGCCTGATATGTTTTTAGGCAAATAAATGCATATAAATTTACAAGATGTTAAGATAGAACAAGGCTGGAAAGATAGCTTAAAAGATGAATTTTTAAGCCCCTATTTTGCTAAAATAAAGCAAAGCTTGATAGAAGCAAAAAAGCAAAACAAAGTATATCCGCCAAGTAAGCTTATATTTAATGCTTTTAATTTAACTCCATTTGATAATGTAAAAGTAGTTATTTTAGGGCAAGACCCTTATCACAGACCAAATCAAGCAATGGGGCTTAGCTTTTCTGTGCCAAAAGGCGAAAAGATACCACCTAGCCTTGTTAATGTTTACAAAGAAATTTATGATGATTTGGGTATCAAGCAGCCAAGCTCAGGAGATCTTAGCAAATGGGCAAAACAAGGCGTATTGCTTCTAAACTCAACCCTTAGTGTAAATGAAGGAATGCCAAATTCTCACTCAAACTTTGGTTGGCAAATTTTTACAGATGCTGTTATAAAAAAGCTAAGTGATACAAAAGATGGGCTGGTCTTTTTACTATGGGGAAATTACGCAAAGATAAAGTCAAATTTAATAGACAAAGATAGACATTTAGTGCTTTTTGCACCACATCCAAGCCCCCTTGCTCGTGGTGGATTTTTTGGTTGCAAACACTTTTCAAAAACAAATAACTATCTTATAAAGCAAGGCAAAGAGCCGATTGATTGGAGTGTTGAGTAGTTTTTATACTACGAGAAATTTATATCAAACTTCAATGAAATGCTTATGAAAAAAATCTTACTTACCTTATTGCTAGTCACTAGTTTTAGCCTAGGCTCGGTTTTTGATGATTATAAAAAAGCTTGTGATAGTGGTAATGGTTCTGGTTGTACTATTTTAGCAATCTCATATTTTAATAGCTAGGGCGTAAAGCAATCGTATGCTAAGGCAAAAGAATATCTTGAAAAATCTTGTGATTTAAATGATGGCGAAGGCTGCAGTTTTATAGAGGTTTTGTATTACGATGGTCAAGGTGTAAAACAATCATATACCAAAGCCAAAGAATACTATATTAAATCTTGTGATTTCAATGATGGTTTAAGTTGCCACAATTTAGGGGTTTTGTATCAAAATGGTTATGGTGACGTAAAGCGACCGCACACTAAAGCTAAAGAATACTTTAGCAAAGCTTGTAATTTAGGGCTTGAACCCGATTGTAAAAATATAAGATTTTAAGCAAAAAAGTTATTAATACATTAAAAAAGAGATGACTTTTATACTTTTAAAAAATCATCTCTTAAATATTTTAAATGTATTCTCAAAAAATTAATTATATTTAGAACAAAAAACTACAATATTTAAAAACGATACATGATAAAAACCAAAAAAAGTTACAATAATAAGCAGAGTGTTGGAAAAATTTAAATAATTTAAACAAATAAGCTAGCAATTATAAAATTTTTCATTAATTACACTCACTTTAAACAAAACAATAAAACACAATTTAAACACACTTGATATCATCTTTAAAGTAATTATAGTATATTGTAGAAGTTTGCAATACAAGGAATAAATTTAATAATATTTTAAATCTTAGTCTCTTAGTTGTGTTTGATTTTTTAGTTTAAAATAGCAAAAAATTGGTTATTTATAAAACAAGTGTTTTAAATACAAAAATGAATTAAATAATATTTATAAAGAAAAAATGGAAATTTGGTAGTGATTTTTAAAATTATAGAGGAAAAAAATCCTCTATAAATTAAGCAGCTGGATATACAGAAACTTTTTTTCTGTTTTTATCTTTTCTTTCGAATTTTACATATCCATCTATCAAAGCAAATATTGTATGATCTTTACCTAAACCAACATTGCTACCAGCGTGAGTAGCTGTTCCTCTTTGACGAATTATGATATTTCCAGCTCTAACAAATTCTCCACCGAACTTCTTAACACCTAAGCGGCGACCGATAGAATCTCGGTTGTTTTGGGTTGAACCTTGACCTTTTTTGTGTGCCATATCTTATCTCCTTAGGCTGCTATGCTTATTACTTTAACGCGTGTGTATTGTCTTCTAAAACCACGCTTTAATTTTGAGTCTTTTCTTCTGCGTTTTTTGTAGATAATAACTTTTTTGTCTTTACCTAAATTAACAACTTCTAAGACAACTTTTGCACCCTTAACAAACGGCGCACCTACCTTAACATCACCATCATTTACAGCCAATACGTCTGTAATCTCGATGCTGTCTTTTGCATTAGCTTCAAAACGATCCAAGTTTAGGTACTGACCTTCGCTAACCCTGTATTGTTTTCCACCGTGTTTTATAATAGCATATTTTGACATTGCTATCCCTTCTATATGTGGTAGTTACCAAAAAGCACTTTTACTAATGAAAAGATTTTGGGAGCTCTATTGGTTATTTTAAGGGGTTGATTTTACTAAAAAATTTATAAATTTAAGATTAATTTTTATTTTAAAAAGAAATTTCAGGAGAAAAAATCTCCCGAAAAATTAATAATCAAGTTCTGGAACAGATGTAGTTTTTGTAGAGGCTGGCAATATAGGATAATCTATCTTAGGGGCATCTCCTGTTAAAGATTTTAAAAATATTGCTATATCTTTGGCTTCATTGTCTTTTATATCAATGCCTAGCTGAACACTACCCATAATTCTAACAGCTTCTTCTAGTGACCATACTACACCATTATGAAAATAAGGTGCTGTTAATTCTATATTTCTCAAAGTTGGAGTTTTTACAAGTCCATTTTTATCACCTTTAAAATCACCAATATTAGAAAACTCGTATTTATTTGCAACTTCAAATGGTTGCAAGGTTCCACCCAAATTCACGCCATCATGACAACTAGCACAACCTTTATCTATAAAAGTCTTTAAACCCTTTTTTTCCATATCATTAAGAGCTTTATTGTCGCCTTCTAAAAATTTATCAAACTTAGAAGGAGTAACAAGACTACGCTCAAAAATACCAATAGCTGCTGCTACCAAATCAAACTTTATTTCACTATTAAAAGCTTTTTTGAAATCATATACATAAGCTGGGATTGATTTTAATCTTTGCTCTATAAGCTTTGGTGTTGAAGCCATTTCAACTGGTGCCACCAAAGGACCTTTGGCTTGTGCTGTTAAATGAGCCGCTCTTCCATCCCAAAACTGAACTGAGTTAAATACCGAGTTAAATACAGTTGGAGAATTTACATGCGAAGGGTTTGGCATCCATTTATGTCCAGTTGAAGCAGGCACTCCATCAACGCCACCAAGACTTAAATTGTGACAAGTATTACAGCTAATTATACCTGATTTTGATAATCTAGGATCAAAATAAAGCTTTTTTCCAAGCTCATATGCATCTACTGAAAATGGATACTCTTTAGAATCCGGAGCAACATCATTTATAAGCTGTTCTAAAGCATTTTTATCTGAAGGTATAGGTTTCAAACCAGACTCTAAAGCAAGTGTTCTTAAATCATCTGCAAACGAAGATGAGAGTAAAAAAATACAGGCAAAAAACACATTTTTAATTTTCATTTAAACTCCTTGAAATATAATTTTAGCCTGCAATAATAAAATATAAATTATTAAAAGACAATAAATTTATATAAATAAATTTTATTATTGTTTTAACTTGGTTTAAACTTAGCTATAATAACAAAAAAATAAATTAATTTAGATAGGGTATAATGGCTGGGGAAGATCAAGAAAAAACAGAAGAAGCCACCTCCAAAAAAATAGAAGATGCCAAAAAGGACGGAAACGTCCCAAAAAGTCAAGATATAAGTGGCTTTATAACTCTTATAGTGGCTATTGGTGTGTTATTACCTATGCTTGGAGTTATGAAAAATCAAGTTGTATCGCTTTATAATTATTACCAAAGCTTAATAGGAACAGAGATAACCCTAAAAGTAGCACACCAAATAACAATAAACACACTTTTTAGAATGTTGCTTATGGTGCTTCCTATTTGTATTTGTGTAGCAATAGCAGGTGTTTTAGCATCTGTAATGCAATTTGGATTTATTTTTACAACCAAACCAATCACACCTGATTTAAACAAAATAAATCCAATCAAGGGCTTAAAAAATCTTTTTTCTTTAAAAAAAGTTATAGACTCTATAAAGATAGTTGTCAAGGTTTCAGCTGTTTTTGGAATCGCATTTTACTTTTTTTTACAATTTATCAAAGAGCTTCCAAAAACACTATTTTTTACGATGTTTGATCAGCTATCTTGGCTAAAAGAAAAAATGCTTATCTTAATTGGAGTTATGCTTATAGT from the Campylobacter pinnipediorum subsp. pinnipediorum genome contains:
- a CDS encoding CinA family protein, coding for MKHRMLIVGDDLRVNKEHLSYIYDSYEEHFGEVGDINFVSKSDNEILFIVENLIKDQDSLCIFASDESYDFMAKILATLSSDVLELTEQNTIATKNALDSSNGSFVIELNNTKINLIQANPTEKMAEILIKKPENISFFNLFDIDKESAKILLEPLAKPYKVQIYLSEILPNLTIVKTRAEKFGSIDGFKQSVKNLFSQKMIDDKDIVKFIAKKLIEKDIKISFAESCTAGMCASRLGNYDGVSGVFEGSIVSYANRIKNSWLGVSDEVLDTYGAVSEECVRAMLSGVIRSSESDFSIAISGIAGPNGGSDSKPVGTVFVGVLHKDGTSMVERLLLKGDRNYIREQSMLSAFLMVIKLKPDMFLGK
- the ileS gene encoding isoleucine--tRNA ligase — protein: MDYKDTLLLPATDFPMRANLPQNEPARISSWYGKRDVYEKMKQKRKNAALSFSIHDGPPYANGHLHIGHALNKILKDIITKTHYYFGEDIRYVPGWDCHGLPIEQQVEKNLGDKKKTLSKTKIRELCRAYASEFVKIQSEEFKSLGVIGDFENPYLTMKFEFEADIYRALCEIAKRGLLVERSKPVYWSWAARSALAEAEVEYEDKEDYSIYVAFKLGDEALAKLGVDKASAVIWTTTPWTLPANQAICLNPDETYVVTSEDLIFAKPLLENLVNIGITKGEIKKEFKAQILEGLNAINPLNDRDSKLLLAEHVSMDGGTGLVHTAPGHGEDDYYVCLRYGIEVIMPVDEEGKYDNTLKVKGLLKDPDELIGMHIFKANERILELLGDSLLNVSKFVHSYPFCWRTKKPVIYRATKQWFISMDDEKLDGKSLRNVARQELNNIKFYPAVGIKRIGTMIENRPDWCISRQRDWGVPIAFFRDKDTKEPIFDPDVLSNVADIFEKKGADAWWDLSVAELLPSDTKYNPEKLEKVMDILDVWFDSGSTWQAVLNSKRYDAGSYPSSMYLEGSDQHRGWFQSSLLVSTAVNSHAPYKAVLTHGFTVDHKGEKMSKSRGNVVAPQDVIKTYGVEILRLWVSLSDYSSDLKISDNILKQVSEQYRKIRNTIRFLLANVNDLDEINTDFGLLDKWILGKAKRAFDETSACFKQYDFSKGFNILLNFLSADLSGVYLDVCKDRLYCDDKDSSTRRSAQSAMAIITRSLLPLVAPTLTYTVDEVMEYAPKIIKQDYTDGFDLINTPIEFDFKVEDELMLSSRQKFFEMIDSLKKDKKIKSTLELNLQTTSDEILSLDNKDISDLYMVSRVLPFDDSEALCEFGIDDNKFKIVLNKEHKCPRCWKFNASSEGDVCPRCKEVLASAN
- the rpmA gene encoding 50S ribosomal protein L27 translates to MAHKKGQGSTQNNRDSIGRRLGVKKFGGEFVRAGNIIIRQRGTATHAGSNVGLGKDHTIFALIDGYVKFERKDKNRKKVSVYPAA
- the flhB gene encoding flagellar biosynthesis protein FlhB, with the translated sequence MAGEDQEKTEEATSKKIEDAKKDGNVPKSQDISGFITLIVAIGVLLPMLGVMKNQVVSLYNYYQSLIGTEITLKVAHQITINTLFRMLLMVLPICICVAIAGVLASVMQFGFIFTTKPITPDLNKINPIKGLKNLFSLKKVIDSIKIVVKVSAVFGIAFYFFLQFIKELPKTLFFTMFDQLSWLKEKMLILIGVMLIVLLAIALIDLLIVRFQYFKDLRMSKQEVKDEYKQMEGDPQVKARIRRAQMEAGRKRMMQQVPQADVVITNPTHYAIALRYDRTKEDAPVVLAKGVDMMALQIRKIATENGVEIVENPPLARELYKLCDVDEMIPANMFKAVAEVLSFVYMGNEKKFKGRMG
- a CDS encoding tetratricopeptide repeat protein, giving the protein MYYDGQGVKQSYTKAKEYYIKSCDFNDGLSCHNLGVLYQNGYGDVKRPHTKAKEYFSKACNLGLEPDCKNIRF
- the rplU gene encoding 50S ribosomal protein L21; the protein is MSKYAIIKHGGKQYRVSEGQYLNLDRFEANAKDSIEITDVLAVNDGDVKVGAPFVKGAKVVLEVVNLGKDKKVIIYKKRRRKDSKLKRGFRRQYTRVKVISIAA
- the ung gene encoding uracil-DNA glycosylase, with the protein product MHINLQDVKIEQGWKDSLKDEFLSPYFAKIKQSLIEAKKQNKVYPPSKLIFNAFNLTPFDNVKVVILGQDPYHRPNQAMGLSFSVPKGEKIPPSLVNVYKEIYDDLGIKQPSSGDLSKWAKQGVLLLNSTLSVNEGMPNSHSNFGWQIFTDAVIKKLSDTKDGLVFLLWGNYAKIKSNLIDKDRHLVLFAPHPSPLARGGFFGCKHFSKTNNYLIKQGKEPIDWSVE
- a CDS encoding cytochrome-c peroxidase, coding for MKIKNVFFACIFLLSSSFADDLRTLALESGLKPIPSDKNALEQLINDVAPDSKEYPFSVDAYELGKKLYFDPRLSKSGIISCNTCHNLSLGGVDGVPASTGHKWMPNPSHVNSPTVFNSVFNSVQFWDGRAAHLTAQAKGPLVAPVEMASTPKLIEQRLKSIPAYVYDFKKAFNSEIKFDLVAAAIGIFERSLVTPSKFDKFLEGDNKALNDMEKKGLKTFIDKGCASCHDGVNLGGTLQPFEVANKYEFSNIGDFKGDKNGLVKTPTLRNIELTAPYFHNGVVWSLEEAVRIMGSVQLGIDIKDNEAKDIAIFLKSLTGDAPKIDYPILPASTKTTSVPELDY